Proteins from a single region of Synechococcus sp. WH 8109:
- a CDS encoding PLP-dependent aspartate aminotransferase family protein, with the protein MNTGLNTRVIHHGDSFAGDTGTVMPPIFPTSTFAHGNAGGFDYTRSGNPNFRILDGVLASVEGCAHATVFASGVSAITAVVSQLKQGDLVLCEENLYGCTVRLFEQVFAKFGLKTAWVDFTQPAALEQIQAQKPAMVWLESPTNPLLKVIDLEAVCAITQPLGIPVVVDNTFATALVQRPLELGATLSLTSTTKYINGHSDALGGAVCTNDSEWHQKMVFSQKALGLQPSPFDCWLITRGIKTLPLRLKQQMANAAALADQLAGHAKVNWVRYPHRSDHPQHEVATRQMRAGGAIVTVSFNATQEQTYALCKQLRWFTMAESLGGIESLICHPATMTHAAVSAEVKAKLGIDDGLVRFSVGCEDLADLQSDLDQALELLA; encoded by the coding sequence GTGAACACAGGCCTGAACACCCGGGTGATCCACCACGGCGACAGTTTTGCGGGAGACACCGGCACGGTGATGCCGCCGATCTTCCCCACCAGCACCTTTGCCCATGGCAACGCCGGCGGGTTCGACTACACCCGTTCCGGCAACCCCAACTTCCGCATCCTTGATGGGGTGCTCGCCTCGGTTGAAGGCTGTGCCCACGCCACCGTCTTCGCCTCCGGCGTCAGCGCCATCACCGCTGTGGTCTCCCAGCTGAAGCAGGGCGATCTAGTGCTCTGCGAAGAGAACCTCTACGGCTGCACCGTGCGGTTGTTCGAGCAGGTGTTCGCGAAGTTCGGCTTAAAAACCGCTTGGGTGGACTTCACCCAGCCGGCAGCACTCGAGCAGATCCAAGCCCAGAAGCCGGCGATGGTGTGGCTAGAGAGCCCCACCAACCCCCTGCTCAAGGTGATCGACCTGGAAGCGGTCTGCGCCATCACCCAACCCCTCGGCATCCCCGTGGTGGTGGACAACACCTTCGCCACCGCCCTTGTGCAGCGCCCTCTGGAGCTGGGCGCCACCCTCTCACTCACCAGCACGACCAAATACATCAACGGCCACTCCGATGCCCTCGGTGGAGCCGTGTGCACCAACGATTCCGAGTGGCACCAGAAGATGGTGTTCTCCCAGAAGGCCCTAGGCCTGCAGCCCTCCCCCTTTGATTGCTGGCTGATCACGCGGGGCATCAAGACCCTCCCGCTGCGGCTCAAGCAGCAGATGGCCAATGCCGCAGCCCTGGCCGATCAGCTGGCGGGGCACGCCAAGGTGAACTGGGTGCGTTATCCCCACCGCAGTGATCACCCGCAGCATGAGGTAGCAACCCGCCAGATGCGTGCCGGTGGCGCCATCGTGACGGTGAGCTTCAACGCCACCCAGGAGCAGACCTATGCCCTCTGCAAACAACTGCGCTGGTTCACCATGGCCGAAAGCCTGGGAGGCATCGAAAGCCTGATCTGCCACCCCGCCACCATGACCCACGCGGCGGTATCCGCCGAGGTAAAGGCGAAGCTGGGCATTGACGACGGGCTGGTGCGATTCTCGGTGGGCTGCGAAGACCTTGCCGATCTGCAGTCCGATCTGGACCAGGCCCTGGAGCTGCTGGCGTGA
- a CDS encoding PLP-dependent transferase has product MSPRNLLSDPAWQGSDLGHPLPDSPHAVSVALPRWRDVIAYEEKDPACRDALQTIYPRFGLHPLIRALVQPSELAGSTVWPYPTEAAAQAALAHCQRKAPKSRSELIGITGGTCLRSDAAASPHAKAFWQHTGLGLSSRQAAIALGKEKAPSSTSGEAARRAIRKRLAGIHGVDIQQISLHPAGMAGLYAALSAIQKLRPGKPTLQLGFPYVDVLKQPQVVFHGGELLQPQSLAEVEAALDQFQPAAVIVELPSNPLLRCMDLPGVSALARSRGIPVIGDDTIGTGINLNALPYADLIFTSLTKSFAGRGDVMAGSVLVSPRSPWAASLLAAVPAIAPLSDADAIALEIASRDVLQRVPQLDANALLLAERLEEHPAVQRVLHPKNCPNFRALMRSGAGHGCLLSFELKGGQEHSKRVYDALRISKGPSLGTDFSLVCPYTLLAHYDELSWAEQCGVPADLLRVSVGLEDPEGLWMRFEQAFADEESGETLKKPLTTG; this is encoded by the coding sequence GTGAGTCCCCGCAATCTGCTCAGCGATCCGGCCTGGCAGGGCTCTGATCTCGGCCATCCCCTTCCGGACTCCCCCCATGCGGTGTCTGTGGCGCTGCCGCGTTGGCGCGATGTGATCGCCTACGAGGAAAAGGATCCGGCCTGCCGCGATGCCTTGCAGACGATCTATCCCCGCTTCGGCCTGCATCCGCTGATCCGAGCATTAGTTCAGCCATCAGAGCTTGCAGGCAGCACGGTCTGGCCCTACCCCACCGAAGCGGCAGCCCAGGCGGCCCTGGCCCACTGCCAACGCAAAGCACCAAAGAGCCGCTCAGAGCTGATCGGCATTACTGGGGGGACCTGCCTGCGCAGTGACGCAGCGGCAAGCCCCCATGCCAAGGCGTTCTGGCAGCACACCGGCCTGGGCCTGTCCTCCCGCCAGGCCGCCATCGCCCTAGGGAAGGAGAAGGCCCCCAGCAGCACATCCGGCGAAGCGGCCCGCCGTGCCATTCGAAAGCGCTTGGCTGGCATCCATGGCGTCGACATCCAGCAGATCAGCCTGCATCCAGCGGGAATGGCCGGCCTGTATGCGGCACTGAGTGCCATCCAGAAGCTGCGGCCGGGGAAACCCACGCTGCAGCTGGGCTTCCCCTATGTGGATGTGCTGAAGCAGCCGCAGGTGGTATTTCACGGTGGCGAGCTGTTGCAACCGCAGAGCCTCGCCGAGGTGGAAGCGGCCCTTGATCAGTTCCAGCCGGCGGCCGTGATTGTGGAGCTGCCCAGCAATCCGCTGCTGCGCTGCATGGATCTGCCGGGCGTGTCGGCCCTGGCCCGCAGCCGCGGCATTCCAGTGATTGGCGATGACACGATCGGCACCGGCATCAACCTCAATGCCCTGCCCTACGCCGATCTGATCTTCACATCACTCACCAAAAGCTTCGCTGGCCGAGGTGATGTGATGGCGGGCAGTGTGCTGGTGAGCCCGCGATCGCCCTGGGCGGCCTCCCTGCTGGCGGCGGTTCCAGCCATCGCCCCGCTCAGCGATGCCGATGCCATCGCCCTGGAGATCGCCAGCCGGGATGTGCTCCAGCGGGTGCCGCAACTCGATGCGAACGCCCTGCTTCTGGCAGAACGACTCGAAGAGCATCCGGCCGTGCAGCGGGTGCTGCATCCGAAGAACTGCCCCAACTTCCGCGCCTTGATGCGCAGCGGAGCAGGCCACGGCTGCCTGCTCTCCTTTGAACTGAAGGGAGGCCAAGAGCATTCCAAGCGGGTTTACGACGCGCTTCGGATCAGCAAAGGCCCCAGCCTTGGCACCGATTTCAGCCTGGTGTGCCCTTACACCCTGCTGGCCCACTACGACGAACTGAGCTGGGCAGAGCAATGCGGTGTGCCGGCTGATCTGCTCCGGGTGTCCGTCGGTCTGGAAGACCCCGAGGGGCTGTGGATGCGATTTGAGCAAGCGTTTGCTGACGAAGAGTCCGGTGAGACTCTGAAAAAGCCCTTAACAACCGGCTGA
- the cysK gene encoding cysteine synthase A — MSRIYDDNSQAIGNTPLVKLNNVTKNCKATVLAKVEGRNPAYSVKCRIGANMIWDAEKSGKLTKGKVIVEPTSGNTGIALAFTAAARGYKLILTMPESMSIERRRVMAVLGAELILTEAAKGMPGAIAKAKEIAESDPAKYFMPGQFDNPANPEIHFKTTGPEIWNDCDGAIDVLVAGVGTGGTITGVSRYIKNEAGKAIESVAVEPTNSPVITQTMNGEAVKPGPHKIQGIGAGFIPQNLDLSVVDKVEQVTNEESVAMALRLAQEEGLLVGISCGAAAAAAIRLAEKDEYAGKTIVVVLPDLAERYLSSVMFAEVPTGIIEQPVAV, encoded by the coding sequence ATGTCCCGCATCTACGACGACAACAGCCAGGCCATCGGCAACACACCGCTGGTCAAGCTGAACAACGTCACCAAAAACTGCAAGGCCACTGTGCTGGCTAAGGTTGAGGGGCGCAACCCCGCCTACAGCGTCAAGTGCCGGATCGGCGCCAACATGATCTGGGACGCAGAAAAGAGCGGAAAGCTCACCAAGGGCAAGGTGATTGTTGAGCCCACCTCCGGCAACACCGGCATCGCTCTGGCCTTCACCGCCGCGGCCCGCGGTTACAAGCTGATCCTGACGATGCCCGAGTCGATGTCGATCGAGCGGCGTCGGGTCATGGCCGTGCTTGGGGCTGAACTGATCCTCACCGAGGCCGCCAAAGGCATGCCCGGTGCGATCGCCAAAGCCAAGGAAATCGCTGAGAGCGATCCGGCCAAGTACTTCATGCCCGGCCAGTTCGACAACCCCGCCAACCCCGAAATCCACTTCAAGACCACCGGTCCTGAAATCTGGAACGACTGCGATGGCGCCATTGACGTGCTCGTGGCCGGCGTCGGCACCGGTGGCACCATCACCGGCGTCTCCCGCTACATCAAAAATGAAGCGGGCAAGGCGATCGAATCCGTGGCCGTTGAACCCACCAACAGCCCGGTGATCACCCAGACCATGAACGGTGAGGCCGTCAAGCCTGGTCCCCACAAAATCCAGGGCATCGGCGCCGGCTTCATCCCCCAAAACCTCGACCTCTCTGTGGTCGACAAGGTGGAGCAGGTGACCAACGAGGAGTCCGTTGCCATGGCCCTGCGCCTGGCCCAGGAGGAAGGCCTGCTTGTGGGCATCTCCTGCGGTGCCGCCGCTGCAGCCGCCATTCGTCTGGCCGAGAAAGATGAGTACGCCGGCAAAACCATCGTGGTGGTACTGCCCGACCTGGCCGAGCGCTACCTTTCCTCGGTGATGTTCGCTGAAGTGCCGACCGGCATCATCGAGCAACCGGTGGCTGTCTGA
- the queA gene encoding tRNA preQ1(34) S-adenosylmethionine ribosyltransferase-isomerase QueA yields MPDPRDLQLSSYDYPLPPERIAQAPVEPRHSARLLMVPPQEEPSTDAAHGQVWDLIEQLQPGDLLVVNDTRVLKARLAVRRSGGGLSELLVLEPRGEGRWLCLARPAKRMRPGDSLTIDGTSISLTVLAEDPASGGRVVQFPSDCRDAETIEGLLNDVGEVPLPPYIERHDPSDSQRYQTRYADRPGAVAAPTAGLHFSDELLAGLQQKGVDLARITLHVGLGTFRPVETEDLTALELHSEWVDVSPAVVEAVQACRGRVIAVGTTSVRALEGAAQAHGGVLKPYTGPVNLVIQPGYQFKVIQALLTNFHLPKSSLLLLVSALIGRETLLKLYAEAIERSYRFFSYGDAMWIDAAAVQPQARPPAR; encoded by the coding sequence GTGCCTGACCCCAGGGACCTGCAACTCAGCAGCTACGACTATCCGCTACCGCCTGAGCGCATCGCTCAGGCACCGGTTGAACCCCGCCACAGCGCTCGCTTGTTGATGGTTCCCCCCCAGGAGGAGCCATCAACGGATGCCGCTCACGGCCAGGTGTGGGATCTGATCGAGCAGCTGCAGCCCGGTGATCTGCTGGTGGTGAACGACACACGGGTGCTGAAGGCCCGCCTGGCGGTGCGTCGTTCCGGGGGTGGGCTGTCCGAGTTGCTGGTGCTGGAGCCGCGGGGGGAGGGCCGCTGGCTTTGCCTGGCCCGTCCTGCCAAGCGCATGCGGCCCGGCGACAGCCTCACGATTGATGGCACCTCGATCAGCCTGACGGTGCTCGCAGAAGACCCCGCCAGTGGTGGACGGGTGGTGCAGTTCCCTAGTGATTGCAGGGATGCCGAAACCATTGAGGGTTTGCTCAATGACGTGGGCGAGGTGCCTCTACCGCCCTACATCGAACGGCACGACCCCAGCGACAGCCAGCGTTATCAGACCCGTTACGCCGATCGCCCCGGTGCAGTGGCTGCCCCGACGGCGGGGTTGCATTTCAGTGATGAACTGCTGGCGGGCTTGCAGCAGAAAGGGGTGGATCTGGCCAGGATTACCCTGCATGTGGGCCTCGGAACCTTTCGCCCCGTTGAAACGGAAGACCTCACCGCCTTGGAGTTGCACAGTGAATGGGTGGATGTCAGTCCTGCTGTGGTGGAGGCGGTGCAGGCTTGTCGAGGTCGGGTGATTGCGGTGGGAACCACGAGTGTTCGTGCTCTGGAGGGTGCCGCTCAAGCCCATGGCGGTGTTCTCAAGCCCTACACGGGGCCGGTCAATCTGGTGATTCAGCCGGGCTATCAGTTCAAAGTGATTCAAGCACTGCTCACCAACTTCCATCTGCCCAAAAGCTCTCTGCTGCTGTTGGTGAGTGCCCTGATCGGCCGGGAAACCCTGTTGAAGCTGTACGCCGAAGCGATTGAAAGGAGCTATCGCTTTTTCTCCTATGGCGATGCCATGTGGATTGATGCAGCGGCGGTGCAGCCCCAGGCCCGCCCACCGGCACGCTGA
- a CDS encoding dihydrolipoamide acetyltransferase family protein encodes MATTDIFMPALSSTMTEGKIVEWLKQPGDKVARGESVLVVESDKADMDVESFQDGYLAAVLMPAGSTAPVGETIGLIVETEAEIADAQANAPSAPAAALASAPAPAPTPAAVQAPAPTPAPAPVAAPAPSVPVVNDGRIVASPRAKKLASQMGVDLATVRGSGPHGRIQAEDVEQASGQPISVPRVAEGTAPAASSAGAAAAAAPAAPAGNSFGRPGETVAFNTLQGAVNKNMEASLAVPCFRVGYTITTDKLDAFYKQVKPKGVTMTALLAKAVAVTLARHPQVNAATTAAGMAYPADVNVAVAVAMEDGGLITPVLRNADRTDLYEMSRQWGDLVKRSRSKQLQPEEYSTGTFTLSNLGMFGVDRFDAILPPGTGAILAVAASRPTVVANKDGSIAVKRQMQVNLTADHRVIYGADGAAFLKDLADLIENRPESLAL; translated from the coding sequence TTGGCGACCACAGACATCTTCATGCCTGCCCTCAGCTCCACCATGACGGAGGGGAAGATCGTGGAGTGGCTGAAACAGCCCGGAGACAAGGTGGCTCGGGGCGAGTCGGTTCTTGTCGTTGAGTCCGATAAAGCGGACATGGACGTTGAGTCCTTCCAGGACGGCTACCTCGCAGCGGTCCTGATGCCTGCTGGCAGTACGGCTCCGGTGGGCGAAACCATCGGTCTAATTGTTGAAACCGAAGCTGAGATCGCCGACGCGCAGGCCAATGCCCCCAGCGCTCCTGCTGCAGCGCTCGCCTCTGCACCGGCTCCGGCCCCCACGCCAGCTGCAGTTCAGGCCCCAGCTCCAACCCCGGCACCGGCACCTGTTGCTGCCCCTGCACCGTCGGTACCGGTGGTGAACGACGGTCGCATCGTGGCCAGCCCCCGGGCCAAGAAGCTGGCCTCCCAGATGGGTGTGGACCTGGCCACCGTGCGCGGCAGCGGCCCCCATGGCCGGATTCAGGCCGAAGACGTCGAGCAAGCCTCCGGTCAGCCGATCTCCGTGCCCCGGGTGGCGGAAGGAACTGCCCCCGCTGCTTCCTCGGCTGGCGCAGCAGCAGCAGCGGCCCCAGCAGCGCCTGCGGGCAACAGCTTTGGTCGGCCCGGCGAGACCGTCGCCTTCAACACCCTCCAGGGTGCGGTGAACAAAAACATGGAGGCGAGCCTGGCGGTTCCCTGCTTCCGCGTTGGTTACACCATCACCACCGACAAACTGGATGCCTTCTACAAACAGGTGAAGCCCAAGGGCGTCACAATGACGGCACTGCTGGCCAAGGCTGTGGCCGTCACCCTGGCGCGGCACCCCCAGGTGAATGCCGCCACCACAGCCGCCGGCATGGCCTATCCAGCGGACGTGAACGTGGCTGTCGCCGTAGCGATGGAAGACGGCGGCTTGATCACGCCGGTGCTGCGCAATGCTGATCGCACCGATCTCTATGAGATGTCGCGTCAGTGGGGTGATCTGGTCAAGCGCTCCCGCAGCAAGCAGCTGCAGCCCGAGGAGTATTCCACGGGCACCTTCACCCTTTCCAACCTCGGCATGTTCGGTGTTGATCGCTTCGACGCGATCCTTCCCCCAGGCACCGGGGCCATTCTCGCCGTCGCCGCATCACGCCCCACGGTGGTGGCAAACAAAGACGGGTCCATCGCCGTCAAGCGTCAGATGCAGGTGAACCTGACGGCGGATCACCGGGTGATTTACGGCGCTGACGGCGCCGCATTCCTGAAGGATCTCGCTGATCTGATCGAGAATCGTCCAGAAAGTCTGGCGCTCTGA
- a CDS encoding YlqD family protein: MSDGTSLTIKRPITVRAVVTPTWKEEAERELSNGIATADQQLAQLEQEGQDVVDQVRRQSANPLDPRVQDQVAQIQQQVAAKRAELEEQKRNLLQQQAQVRELEMDQIVEQGQLESSCELKVGDNLVQKMQVSIVVKDGVVQSIEEA; this comes from the coding sequence ATGTCCGACGGCACCTCCCTGACGATCAAGCGTCCGATCACGGTCCGCGCCGTCGTAACGCCCACCTGGAAAGAAGAAGCAGAGCGCGAGCTCAGCAATGGCATTGCTACCGCTGACCAACAGCTGGCTCAGCTCGAACAGGAAGGCCAGGACGTGGTGGACCAGGTGCGTCGTCAGAGCGCCAACCCCCTTGATCCCCGCGTGCAAGATCAGGTGGCGCAGATTCAACAGCAGGTGGCGGCCAAGCGCGCCGAGCTGGAGGAGCAGAAGCGCAACCTGCTTCAGCAGCAGGCCCAGGTGCGTGAACTGGAGATGGACCAGATCGTTGAGCAGGGTCAGCTGGAGAGCAGCTGTGAGCTGAAGGTCGGCGACAACCTGGTGCAGAAGATGCAGGTGTCCATCGTTGTGAAGGATGGCGTTGTGCAGTCGATTGAGGAAGCCTGA
- a CDS encoding AMP-binding protein, which translates to MTASWSPTTRETDALQCHSHVQRLPRVDAVWPWLADRHGLIAAVDAPHAAHPERFNFGELAERIATAAAAFRRHGVKDGDVVALFAENSPRWLVADQGLMRAGAADAVRGASAPVEELRYILSDCQATALVVQNADLWRRLALPPDQRAQLRFVLQLEGEPAEGAIGWEAFLASGAGLDPVCPAGGRDAVATVLYTSGTTGQPKGVPLTHANLLHQMSSLACVAYPEPGAPVLSVLPIWHAYERSASYFFLSCGCTQTYTTIKQLKKDLPRVRPIAMATVPRLWEAVQAGFEDVLKTFPPSRQRLLRAALANSAAQRKALRTARNLLLEPVSASDRLRACGSAALRWPLHALASTLIWPKLRRQLSGGQLAYPISGGGAIAPHIDAFFEAVGIELLVGYGLTETSPVVSCRRPWRNIRGSSGLPMPQTEFRIVDPDNGQPLGFRQRGRVMVRGPQVMAGYLGKPEASAKVLDAAGWFDTGDLGMLMPDGSVALTGRAKDTIVLSSGENIEPGPLEEALVASPLIEQVMLVGQDERQLGGLIVPRAEVIVAWAAEAGVSAAQDLGGQPGDPALLRLLMRECNRLLKQRSGSRGDERLAGVVLVDPFSIENGLLTQTLKQRRDRIASRDQHLIDGLYGR; encoded by the coding sequence ATGACGGCCAGCTGGAGCCCGACAACCCGTGAAACAGACGCTTTGCAGTGTCATTCCCATGTTCAGAGGTTGCCGAGGGTCGATGCGGTGTGGCCCTGGCTCGCCGACCGCCATGGGCTGATTGCCGCCGTCGATGCGCCCCATGCGGCGCATCCCGAACGCTTCAATTTCGGCGAACTGGCGGAGCGCATCGCCACCGCTGCCGCCGCCTTTCGGCGCCATGGCGTGAAAGATGGCGATGTGGTGGCTCTGTTTGCTGAGAACAGCCCCCGCTGGCTGGTGGCGGATCAGGGCTTGATGCGTGCCGGTGCCGCTGATGCCGTGCGCGGTGCCTCGGCCCCAGTCGAGGAGCTGCGCTACATCCTTTCGGATTGCCAGGCGACGGCTCTGGTGGTTCAGAACGCTGATCTTTGGCGTCGTCTGGCCCTTCCCCCGGACCAACGGGCTCAGCTGCGCTTCGTGCTTCAGCTGGAAGGGGAGCCTGCCGAGGGCGCCATTGGCTGGGAGGCGTTTCTGGCGTCAGGGGCCGGCCTTGATCCCGTCTGCCCGGCGGGGGGGCGAGACGCCGTGGCCACTGTTCTGTACACCTCGGGCACGACCGGCCAACCCAAAGGGGTCCCGTTGACCCACGCCAACCTGCTGCATCAGATGAGCTCACTGGCCTGTGTGGCCTATCCCGAGCCCGGTGCTCCGGTGCTGAGTGTGTTGCCCATCTGGCATGCCTACGAGCGCAGTGCCAGCTACTTCTTCCTCTCCTGCGGCTGTACGCAGACCTATACAACCATCAAGCAATTGAAGAAGGATCTGCCGCGGGTCCGGCCGATCGCGATGGCCACCGTGCCGAGGCTCTGGGAGGCGGTTCAGGCTGGATTTGAGGATGTGCTCAAGACTTTCCCCCCCTCCCGGCAGCGCCTGCTGCGGGCGGCATTGGCCAACAGCGCTGCCCAGCGCAAAGCCCTGCGAACGGCGCGCAACCTCCTGCTGGAACCGGTATCAGCCTCCGACCGGCTGCGTGCCTGCGGCTCCGCTGCCCTGCGCTGGCCCCTGCATGCTTTGGCCTCGACCTTGATCTGGCCGAAGCTGCGTCGCCAGCTCAGTGGCGGTCAGCTCGCCTATCCGATCAGTGGTGGCGGTGCCATCGCGCCCCACATCGATGCCTTTTTTGAAGCCGTGGGGATTGAGCTGCTGGTGGGCTATGGCCTCACCGAAACCAGCCCTGTGGTGAGTTGCCGCAGGCCCTGGCGCAACATCCGCGGCAGCTCCGGGCTGCCGATGCCCCAGACCGAATTCCGGATCGTCGATCCCGACAACGGCCAGCCCCTGGGCTTCCGGCAACGGGGGCGGGTGATGGTGCGGGGCCCCCAGGTGATGGCGGGCTACCTCGGCAAACCCGAGGCCAGCGCCAAGGTTCTCGATGCTGCGGGATGGTTTGACACCGGCGATCTCGGCATGCTCATGCCGGATGGTTCGGTGGCCCTCACCGGCCGAGCCAAAGACACGATTGTGTTGAGCAGTGGCGAGAACATCGAGCCCGGCCCCCTGGAAGAGGCCCTAGTGGCCAGCCCTCTGATCGAGCAGGTGATGCTGGTGGGTCAGGATGAACGTCAGCTAGGTGGTCTGATCGTTCCCCGTGCTGAGGTGATCGTGGCCTGGGCGGCTGAAGCCGGCGTGAGCGCGGCGCAGGATCTGGGCGGCCAACCCGGTGATCCGGCTCTGCTCCGTTTGTTGATGCGCGAATGCAACCGCTTGCTCAAGCAGCGGTCGGGCTCCCGGGGTGATGAACGGCTGGCCGGGGTGGTGCTTGTGGATCCCTTCAGTATTGAGAATGGACTACTGACCCAGACCCTGAAGCAGCGCCGTGATCGCATCGCCAGCCGCGATCAGCATTTGATCGATGGCCTTTACGGACGTTGA
- the lipB gene encoding lipoyl(octanoyl) transferase LipB: MPVVIGKLDPAHDSAHPQRAFLFEPGDPVRFDAAWLAQQRWQSSLLADPSAPEAIWILQHQTCYTLGRGASEEHLHFDPAEPPAPLYRIDRGGEVTHHLPGQLVVYPVLDLQRRTPDLHWYLRQLEQVVLDVLAELGLEGQRLPGLTGLWLENRKVAAIGVGCRRWITQHGLALNVDCSMQGFELVTPCGLTGREVGRLADWLPGLTSAEVQPLLRQALAHRFGLVWEEEAR; this comes from the coding sequence GTGCCGGTTGTTATCGGCAAGCTAGATCCGGCGCACGATTCGGCCCACCCCCAGCGTGCATTTCTTTTCGAGCCCGGTGATCCGGTTCGATTCGATGCCGCCTGGCTGGCGCAACAGCGCTGGCAGAGCAGTCTGCTGGCTGATCCATCGGCCCCGGAGGCGATCTGGATCCTGCAGCACCAGACCTGCTACACCCTCGGTCGTGGTGCCAGCGAGGAGCACCTGCATTTCGATCCTGCAGAGCCACCGGCACCCTTGTACCGGATCGATCGGGGCGGGGAGGTGACTCATCACCTGCCCGGCCAACTGGTGGTCTACCCGGTGTTGGACCTTCAGCGCCGCACGCCCGATTTGCACTGGTATCTGCGCCAGCTGGAACAAGTTGTTCTGGACGTTTTGGCGGAGTTGGGCCTGGAGGGTCAGCGTCTGCCGGGGTTGACCGGCCTCTGGTTGGAAAACCGCAAGGTAGCCGCCATCGGTGTGGGCTGTCGCCGCTGGATCACCCAGCACGGCCTGGCCCTGAACGTTGATTGCTCGATGCAGGGGTTTGAGCTGGTCACCCCCTGTGGGCTCACCGGTCGTGAGGTCGGGCGGCTTGCGGACTGGTTGCCAGGACTGACGTCGGCTGAAGTGCAGCCGTTGCTTCGGCAAGCCCTGGCCCATCGTTTCGGTCTGGTCTGGGAGGAGGAAGCGAGATAG
- the hpf gene encoding ribosome hibernation-promoting factor, HPF/YfiA family gives MKLLIHGRNLEITPSLRDYTQTKLERATSHFGDAVREADVHLSVARNPRVPQQTAEVTVFANGTVIRAQERSENLYASIDLAAGKLARQLRRWKERHSDHHHSHGHSASHTPSTDVVNDASPVESSLLQGREAELPDPGVRRKYFAMPPMGLEDARRQLDLIDHDFYLFREKESDQLQVIYRRNHGGYGVIQARE, from the coding sequence ATGAAGTTGCTGATCCATGGTCGCAACCTCGAGATCACGCCGTCGTTGAGGGATTACACCCAAACCAAGTTAGAGCGGGCCACATCGCACTTCGGTGATGCTGTACGCGAGGCCGACGTCCATCTCTCCGTGGCCCGCAATCCCCGTGTGCCCCAGCAGACCGCCGAGGTGACGGTCTTTGCCAACGGCACGGTGATCCGCGCCCAGGAACGCAGTGAAAACCTATACGCCAGCATCGATCTGGCCGCCGGGAAACTGGCCCGCCAACTGCGCCGCTGGAAAGAACGCCACAGCGATCACCACCACAGCCACGGCCACAGCGCCAGCCACACCCCCAGCACGGATGTGGTCAACGATGCATCTCCCGTTGAATCCTCCCTTCTGCAAGGGCGTGAGGCGGAACTGCCGGATCCGGGAGTTCGACGCAAATATTTCGCCATGCCGCCCATGGGCCTGGAGGATGCACGCCGCCAACTGGATCTGATCGACCACGACTTTTACCTGTTCCGGGAGAAGGAGAGCGATCAGCTGCAGGTGATCTACCGACGCAACCACGGGGGGTATGGGGTGATTCAGGCTCGTGAGTGA
- the recO gene encoding DNA repair protein RecO: MAERRLTGLALKVGPLGEHDRLLSLLSDAEGVSRFAVPGARRPKSSLAAAAPLTLLELQVGGRSGLARVRQLRVLRSFSGLGQQLETLAAAQALCDLCLQLAAQDPVDGLLDTMQLHLERLEEHRADPELVLAGTVQACIHLLTLGGYGLPLQTCCITSDPLEPPLGQWDWRCSLLPQDGFAIDEQPGAAIQLNPSELALLQRLTRAELPRRRDGELMGPPAVWRRLLRVVEIWSRTHLNRPSKALAMLRETLLAGA; encoded by the coding sequence ATGGCAGAACGACGCCTCACCGGACTCGCCCTCAAGGTGGGCCCCCTCGGCGAACACGACCGCCTACTGAGCCTGCTCAGTGATGCGGAGGGCGTGAGTCGCTTCGCCGTTCCCGGAGCACGCCGACCCAAGAGCAGTCTGGCCGCCGCGGCCCCCCTCACCCTGCTGGAACTGCAGGTGGGAGGACGCAGCGGCCTGGCCCGGGTGCGACAACTGCGGGTTCTACGCAGTTTTTCCGGCCTCGGGCAACAGCTGGAAACACTGGCTGCGGCGCAGGCGCTGTGTGATCTATGCCTTCAACTGGCGGCCCAAGACCCCGTGGACGGGCTACTGGACACGATGCAGCTGCACCTGGAGCGCCTGGAGGAGCACCGAGCCGACCCGGAACTGGTGCTGGCCGGCACGGTCCAGGCCTGCATCCATCTGCTCACACTTGGCGGTTATGGACTGCCGTTGCAGACCTGCTGCATCACGAGCGATCCCCTGGAGCCACCACTGGGGCAGTGGGACTGGCGCTGCAGCCTGCTGCCGCAGGACGGCTTTGCGATCGATGAGCAGCCAGGGGCAGCGATTCAGCTGAATCCCTCCGAACTGGCCCTGCTCCAGCGACTGACCCGGGCCGAACTGCCCCGTCGCCGGGACGGTGAGCTGATGGGCCCCCCAGCCGTGTGGCGCCGGCTGCTGCGGGTAGTTGAGATCTGGAGCCGGACGCATCTGAACCGACCCAGCAAAGCCCTGGCCATGCTGCGAGAGACGCTACTAGCAGGGGCGTGA